One window of Anaerolineales bacterium genomic DNA carries:
- a CDS encoding HAD-IIA family hydrolase → MNSEPLLQVKCFLLDMDGTFNLGEGIIDGSLYFIDTLNELNIDYLFLTNNSSKHRGIYAEKITRLGLPISEEKVFTAGEATALYLAREHPAASVYVVGTPALEEEFSHHGFLLEEKDPQMVVLGFDTTLTYQKLWKLCDFVRAGLPYIATHPDFNCPTETGYMPDIGAMIAFVRAATGRDPDLVVGKPNRMIVDAVTQKYGYEIPEMSMVGDRLYTDIALGQTSGITTCLVLSGETSRDDLADSPFQPTYTFANLRAIADWLKAHGRRRAGR, encoded by the coding sequence ATGAATAGCGAACCACTATTGCAGGTGAAATGCTTTTTGCTGGATATGGACGGAACGTTCAACCTGGGGGAGGGGATCATCGACGGGTCCCTGTATTTTATCGACACCCTCAACGAACTGAACATCGACTATTTGTTCCTGACCAATAATTCCTCGAAGCACCGCGGGATTTATGCGGAGAAGATCACGCGCCTCGGGCTTCCCATTTCGGAAGAGAAGGTGTTTACAGCCGGGGAAGCGACCGCCCTGTATCTCGCCAGGGAGCATCCCGCTGCGTCCGTGTACGTCGTCGGGACGCCCGCGCTCGAAGAAGAGTTCAGTCATCACGGCTTCCTCCTCGAAGAGAAGGACCCTCAAATGGTCGTGCTCGGATTCGACACCACGCTGACCTACCAAAAACTTTGGAAGCTGTGCGACTTCGTCCGCGCCGGGCTGCCTTATATCGCAACCCACCCCGATTTCAACTGTCCGACTGAAACAGGGTACATGCCGGATATTGGCGCCATGATCGCCTTTGTCCGTGCCGCCACGGGGCGCGACCCGGATCTTGTCGTCGGAAAGCCCAACCGTATGATCGTGGATGCCGTGACACAGAAATACGGTTATGAAATCCCTGAAATGTCGATGGTGGGCGACCGCCTTTACACCGATATCGCCCTCGGGCAGACGTCCGGAATCACCACCTGCCTGGTATTGAGCGGTGAAACAAGCCGGGATGACCTCGCGGATTCCCCGTTCCAGCCAACATACACCTTCGCAAACCTGAGAGCGATCGCAGACTGGCTCAAAGCGCATGGAAGGCGAAGAGCGGGTCGATGA
- a CDS encoding DegV family protein — MAVRIVTDGAVDIPAEWYKEYDLQRIPINVHFGEEKTYIQDVELSQDEFYNLVAGGTLPHPKTSQPSPHQFVEFYKKIAQPGDTILSIHITSKLSGTYASSVSAAEELKGTYNIVPVDTLCGSMGTAFMCRSARKMERAGKSVDEIVKFIEGVRGKTHVILTLDTLDYAKRSGRVGTLSAAVASLLNVKPIAMLKDGVVDMVDRVRARKVAIERVIELGKEAVGNAPVSMGVVHARDEASCKMLLEEAKKNFNVKETFMADLAISLAINFGPGTVGLVLYPAE; from the coding sequence ATGGCAGTACGAATCGTGACCGACGGCGCAGTGGACATCCCCGCGGAATGGTACAAGGAGTACGACCTGCAGCGGATTCCGATCAATGTGCACTTCGGGGAGGAAAAGACCTATATTCAGGACGTGGAACTGAGCCAGGACGAATTCTACAACCTCGTGGCGGGCGGGACGCTTCCCCATCCCAAGACATCGCAGCCCTCCCCGCATCAATTCGTGGAATTCTACAAGAAGATCGCCCAACCCGGCGATACGATCCTTTCGATCCATATCACCAGCAAACTTTCCGGGACGTACGCTTCGTCCGTGTCGGCGGCGGAGGAATTGAAAGGCACGTATAACATCGTGCCGGTGGATACCTTATGCGGCTCGATGGGGACCGCCTTCATGTGCCGTTCCGCGCGCAAGATGGAACGCGCGGGTAAAAGCGTGGATGAGATCGTGAAGTTCATCGAAGGCGTGCGCGGCAAAACGCATGTCATCCTGACTCTCGATACGCTCGATTATGCCAAACGCAGCGGGCGCGTCGGGACGCTTTCGGCGGCGGTGGCTTCGCTTCTCAACGTCAAACCGATCGCCATGTTGAAAGACGGCGTTGTGGACATGGTGGACCGCGTCCGCGCGCGCAAGGTCGCGATCGAGCGCGTGATCGAACTCGGAAAGGAAGCCGTAGGCAATGCGCCGGTTTCGATGGGCGTCGTGCATGCGCGCGACGAAGCCTCCTGCAAGATGCTGCTGGAAGAGGCGAAAAAGAATTTCAACGTCAAGGAAACCTTCATGGCGGACCTCGCCATATCGCTTGCCATCAACTTCGGACCCGGCACGGTGGGATTGGTGTTGTATCCTGCTGAGTAA
- the plsX gene encoding phosphate acyltransferase PlsX, whose product MMARIVVDAMGSDEHPIPDVEGGVQAAREFGVEIIFVGDEAKIRPILEKQNTEGLNIRVVHAPEMLTMEDKGEALVLKARSKEPKDSMAVGMDLVKNGEADAFVTAGNTGAGMVTALFRLGRIRGVDRPALAPIFPTATGSCIVLDIGANPDCKPENLIQFGILGSIYAEKVRGVKNPKVGLVSNGEEEGKGNELVKGATPLFKASKLNYFGNVEGKEVIGGAVDVAVTDGFTGNVMLKTAEAVGKLIVDFVRTTIKNGNLATKIGGLLVRPALSSLKKLMDPGEQGAAPMLGVNGLVFIGHGRSDAFAIKNAVRVAKEAVDVKVLDAMKNAIEESLKK is encoded by the coding sequence CGCGTGAATTCGGAGTTGAAATCATTTTCGTCGGGGATGAGGCGAAGATTCGACCCATTCTTGAAAAACAGAATACAGAAGGATTGAACATCCGGGTTGTGCATGCCCCTGAAATGCTGACAATGGAGGATAAGGGCGAGGCGCTGGTGTTGAAGGCGCGTTCGAAGGAACCGAAGGATTCCATGGCGGTGGGCATGGATCTAGTCAAGAATGGAGAGGCGGATGCTTTCGTGACGGCGGGCAATACGGGAGCAGGCATGGTCACCGCTCTCTTCCGCCTCGGACGCATCCGCGGCGTGGATCGACCTGCCCTGGCGCCCATCTTCCCGACAGCGACCGGCTCCTGCATCGTGCTCGATATCGGCGCCAACCCCGATTGCAAACCCGAGAACTTGATTCAATTCGGAATCCTTGGGAGCATTTATGCCGAGAAGGTGCGCGGCGTGAAGAATCCCAAAGTCGGTCTGGTATCGAATGGGGAAGAGGAAGGCAAGGGCAATGAATTGGTCAAAGGCGCGACGCCTTTATTTAAGGCGTCGAAGTTGAATTATTTCGGTAATGTCGAGGGCAAGGAGGTCATCGGCGGGGCGGTGGATGTGGCTGTCACCGACGGTTTTACCGGAAATGTCATGTTGAAGACCGCCGAAGCGGTCGGAAAGTTAATTGTTGATTTTGTCCGCACCACGATAAAAAATGGGAATCTCGCAACGAAGATCGGCGGCTTGCTGGTAAGACCGGCACTGAGTTCCTTGAAAAAGTTAATGGACCCCGGCGAACAGGGTGCGGCGCCAATGCTGGGTGTGAACGGGCTGGTATTCATCGGTCACGGCCGATCAGATGCCTTCGCCATCAAGAACGCCGTGCGCGTGGCGAAGGAAGCCGTGGATGTAAAAGTATTGGACGCAATGAAGAACGCCATCGAGGAAAGTTTAAAGAAATAG
- a CDS encoding glycosyltransferase family 2 protein: MKLSIIIPVYNEAESIETILKRVQATKKAHEIILVDDGSKDGTRDILKKLEGRKGLRVILHEKNQGKGAAVRTGMSAAKGDVLLIQDADLEYDPRDYPELLRPIEEGLADVVYGSRFLGKAHRVTMFWHLMANKLLTLMTNILYDTILTDMETGYKVFRREVIQGMVIRANSFNFEPEFTAKILKRKYRIFEVPITFNPRDYSQGKKIKLHDAFEAVWALLKYRFVD, translated from the coding sequence ATGAAACTATCCATCATAATCCCAGTTTACAACGAAGCCGAAAGCATCGAGACGATCCTGAAGCGCGTCCAGGCGACCAAAAAAGCTCACGAGATCATTCTCGTGGACGACGGTTCGAAGGACGGCACGCGCGACATCCTGAAAAAATTGGAGGGCAGGAAGGGGCTGCGCGTGATCCTGCATGAAAAGAACCAGGGCAAGGGAGCCGCGGTCCGCACGGGCATGTCTGCGGCGAAGGGCGATGTGCTTTTGATTCAAGACGCCGACCTTGAATATGACCCGCGCGATTACCCCGAATTGCTCCGACCCATCGAAGAAGGTCTGGCGGATGTGGTCTATGGTTCGCGCTTTCTGGGCAAAGCCCACCGCGTGACCATGTTCTGGCATTTGATGGCGAATAAATTACTCACGTTGATGACGAACATTCTCTACGACACGATCCTGACCGACATGGAAACGGGTTACAAGGTCTTCCGCCGCGAAGTCATTCAGGGAATGGTCATCCGCGCAAATAGTTTCAACTTCGAGCCGGAATTCACCGCGAAAATTCTCAAACGCAAATACCGCATCTTCGAAGTACCGATCACCTTTAACCCGCGCGATTACTCGCAAGGGAAGAAGATCAAATTACACGACGCCTTCGAGGCGGTTTGGGCGCTGCTCAAGTATCGGTTTGTGGATTGA
- a CDS encoding carotenoid biosynthesis protein, with protein sequence MPNIYFILFELIIYIQFAICLSHALKQSTANLLKLGFGILFGVMLELATIRQLNAYEYGQFLLMVLDVPLCIGVAWSCIIYAAMEFSDATSLPYFLRPVLDGLLALNIDLALDAVAIRFGFWDWGQGLEFQYFGVPYANFWAWFWVVFFFSLGYRWLARRTDWTGRWLSAPFAFIIGLAGVLGTNAFIVFVVPRNFVITVVFVTLSLALILILLRRPKFNLRPVHPIAFWIPFLTHAYVLIAGAVSGIIFHPIALLAVGVVMLGISLLLHGRTTLRFL encoded by the coding sequence ATGCCCAACATTTACTTCATCCTCTTCGAACTCATCATCTACATTCAATTTGCCATCTGTTTGAGTCACGCCCTCAAACAGAGCACAGCAAACCTGCTCAAACTTGGCTTCGGCATCCTATTCGGCGTGATGCTCGAACTGGCGACCATCCGTCAACTCAATGCTTATGAGTATGGGCAGTTCCTGCTGATGGTGTTGGACGTTCCGCTTTGCATCGGTGTAGCGTGGAGCTGCATCATCTACGCCGCCATGGAATTTTCGGATGCGACCAGTCTGCCTTATTTCCTCCGCCCCGTGTTGGATGGACTGCTTGCCCTCAACATCGACCTTGCCCTCGATGCCGTTGCCATCCGCTTCGGGTTTTGGGATTGGGGGCAGGGATTGGAATTTCAATATTTCGGCGTGCCGTATGCGAACTTCTGGGCATGGTTTTGGGTGGTGTTCTTCTTCTCGCTCGGTTATCGCTGGCTTGCGCGGCGAACGGATTGGACCGGCAGGTGGCTCTCCGCGCCGTTCGCGTTCATCATTGGGTTGGCAGGCGTGCTCGGGACGAATGCCTTTATCGTCTTTGTCGTTCCGAGGAATTTTGTAATTACGGTTGTCTTCGTCACTCTTTCGCTTGCCCTGATCCTCATCCTGCTCCGCCGTCCAAAGTTCAATTTGCGACCCGTTCACCCGATCGCGTTTTGGATTCCCTTCCTTACCCATGCTTATGTATTGATCGCAGGGGCGGTTTCGGGAATCATTTTTCATCCCATCGCGCTCCTGGCTGTCGGCGTCGTCATGCTAGGAATCTCACTCCTCCTGCATGGCAGGACAACACTACGTTTTCTCTGA
- a CDS encoding DHH family phosphoesterase: MFNELIAAMQEAIQVLRREPQKTVQLFHHNDADGLTSGAILARALERQGYTVKRYCLEKPYPAVLKKVYEQEGGIIIFADFAGRIAPMLSDLNRGRNLTLILDHHVAEESTDERVINLDPDLFGLKGDRDISASTTCYLFALTLDPINRDMAHIAAVGAVGDGFFVDGELVSQNRDVALEAVHQGRMEIRKHDKGEEYFLIGEKGRIPVLDFSDTLDILGGVGYYQGGPDMGVHVCLEGVSPKSDRMVEELKAVRTKIFEDEITRLKSGGMRQSPRIQWFNVEKRFFPMGVKMIGAFCDVIRFTDLIDPHKYLAGFQVIPDEIPGFGEIKFNEVKISMRVSPIMEEEIRAGKAMGLNIFLPEATGRLGGFSDACHTLTAATTVAIGLEEPLISEMEKILKGDS; the protein is encoded by the coding sequence ATGTTCAATGAACTGATCGCAGCAATGCAGGAAGCCATCCAAGTGCTTCGCCGCGAGCCGCAGAAGACCGTACAGCTCTTCCATCACAACGACGCGGATGGCTTGACCTCGGGCGCCATCCTTGCCCGCGCCCTTGAAAGGCAGGGATATACCGTCAAACGCTACTGTTTGGAGAAACCATATCCCGCCGTGTTGAAAAAAGTGTACGAACAGGAGGGTGGCATCATCATCTTTGCCGATTTCGCGGGTCGGATCGCTCCCATGCTTTCGGATCTGAACCGGGGCAGGAATCTCACCCTGATTCTCGACCACCACGTCGCTGAAGAATCGACCGATGAACGGGTTATCAACCTCGACCCTGACCTCTTCGGGCTGAAGGGTGATCGCGATATATCCGCCTCGACCACCTGTTATCTTTTTGCGCTGACCCTGGACCCGATCAACCGGGACATGGCTCATATCGCAGCAGTCGGCGCAGTCGGCGACGGCTTCTTCGTCGACGGTGAATTGGTCAGCCAGAACCGCGATGTCGCGCTCGAAGCCGTCCACCAGGGGCGGATGGAAATACGAAAGCATGACAAAGGGGAAGAATATTTCCTCATCGGTGAAAAAGGCCGCATCCCCGTCCTTGATTTCAGCGATACCCTCGATATTTTAGGCGGGGTGGGCTACTACCAGGGCGGACCGGATATGGGAGTCCATGTGTGTCTCGAAGGTGTCTCGCCCAAGTCGGACCGTATGGTCGAAGAGCTGAAAGCCGTCCGCACGAAAATATTCGAGGATGAAATTACCCGGCTCAAGTCCGGTGGGATGCGGCAATCGCCGCGCATCCAATGGTTCAACGTCGAGAAGCGCTTCTTCCCAATGGGGGTCAAAATGATCGGTGCGTTCTGCGATGTGATCCGGTTCACCGATTTGATCGATCCTCATAAATATCTTGCGGGCTTTCAAGTGATTCCCGATGAGATACCCGGATTCGGTGAGATCAAGTTCAACGAGGTGAAAATCTCCATGCGGGTGTCCCCAATCATGGAGGAGGAGATCCGCGCGGGGAAGGCAATGGGACTCAACATCTTCCTCCCCGAAGCGACAGGCAGGTTGGGAGGCTTTTCCGACGCCTGTCACACCCTGACGGCTGCGACCACGGTCGCCATCGGCTTGGAAGAACCGCTGATTTCAGAGATGGAAAAAATTCTAAAAGGAGATTCGTAA
- a CDS encoding sigma-70 family RNA polymerase sigma factor, with product MSLSRSKSDIFVMLYWVKLLKPGGVIWNKSAGKVSHLSDQDYNEEDVLARASHGDREAFGRLYERYAERIFNYVYYRTGNQHDAEDLTARVFQRAMNHIRNYTDRGVPFSAWLYRIAHNLVANWHRDRSRKQEIPIDDLPILPTKGDHPERNLVRSQEQDSLLKMIRKLPPERQNLLILKFVEDMSNAEIGRIMGRSEGAVKSLYHRTLLALRDQLEDQNLNLEGE from the coding sequence ATGTCTCTCTCCCGCTCAAAATCCGACATTTTTGTCATGTTATACTGGGTGAAACTTCTCAAACCCGGCGGTGTTATATGGAACAAGTCCGCCGGTAAGGTTTCTCATTTGTCGGATCAGGATTACAACGAAGAGGATGTGCTTGCCCGCGCGTCGCATGGCGACCGCGAAGCGTTCGGTCGATTGTACGAACGCTATGCGGAACGAATCTTCAACTATGTGTACTATCGCACCGGGAACCAGCACGACGCCGAAGATCTGACGGCGCGAGTCTTCCAGCGGGCGATGAACCACATCCGCAATTACACCGACCGGGGCGTGCCGTTTTCGGCGTGGTTATACCGCATTGCGCACAATCTCGTGGCGAACTGGCACCGGGACCGCTCGCGCAAGCAGGAAATCCCCATCGACGACCTGCCCATCCTGCCGACCAAGGGCGACCATCCCGAAAGGAACCTCGTCCGCTCGCAGGAACAGGATTCGTTGTTGAAGATGATCCGCAAACTCCCGCCGGAGAGGCAGAATCTGCTGATCCTGAAATTCGTCGAGGATATGTCCAACGCCGAGATCGGCAGGATCATGGGTAGAAGCGAAGGCGCCGTGAAGAGCCTTTATCACCGCACATTGCTGGCGCTTCGAGATCAATTGGAAGATCAAAACCTAAACCTTGAAGGAGAGTGA
- the mvk gene encoding mevalonate kinase translates to MSQGTGFGKTILIGDQFVLDEVPAIVSAIPFETITTVERTSGKGWTLEDNRIEAPGYKEKKKEQQVGSINKILEVMNIDVEKNPIKITVAGNLLAGSGVGASAASCVSLARALNEEFELGYTVEEINRVAWQGEFPYHGVASGVDNTASTYGGLLRFWLKDGKQNFERIKTPKSFEIVLCNSGITANTAALDEFIEVQKQDNPKLFRSRLDTIIAQGADLKKALEAGDLIKAGGIMTENHKLLIDMDMSHEILDVLCKMALENGALGAKVTGGGRGGYMIALTPGRDLQDKVASAFEKAGYNLIIKTAIGG, encoded by the coding sequence ATGTCTCAAGGAACTGGTTTTGGCAAGACGATCCTCATCGGGGATCAATTCGTTTTGGATGAAGTGCCCGCGATCGTTTCGGCGATTCCCTTCGAAACGATAACGACGGTCGAAAGGACGAGCGGCAAAGGCTGGACGCTGGAAGATAACCGCATCGAAGCGCCCGGCTACAAGGAAAAGAAAAAAGAACAGCAGGTCGGGTCGATCAACAAGATTCTCGAGGTCATGAACATCGATGTCGAGAAGAATCCGATCAAGATCACGGTTGCCGGAAACCTTCTGGCAGGCAGCGGCGTGGGCGCCAGCGCCGCGAGCTGCGTTTCGCTCGCCCGCGCATTGAACGAAGAGTTCGAATTGGGTTATACCGTCGAAGAGATCAACCGCGTCGCCTGGCAAGGTGAGTTTCCTTATCACGGCGTGGCGAGCGGCGTGGATAACACCGCCTCCACCTACGGCGGCCTTCTCCGGTTTTGGCTGAAGGATGGAAAACAGAATTTCGAGCGGATCAAGACTCCCAAGTCCTTCGAGATCGTGTTGTGCAATAGCGGCATCACGGCCAACACCGCCGCACTGGATGAATTCATCGAAGTGCAAAAGCAGGATAATCCCAAACTTTTCCGCTCGCGGCTGGATACGATCATCGCTCAGGGCGCGGATTTGAAAAAGGCTCTCGAAGCGGGCGACCTCATCAAAGCGGGCGGGATCATGACCGAGAACCACAAGCTACTGATCGATATGGATATGTCCCATGAGATTCTCGACGTATTGTGCAAAATGGCTCTCGAGAACGGCGCGTTAGGCGCGAAAGTCACAGGCGGGGGCAGGGGCGGATATATGATCGCTCTGACTCCCGGCAGGGACCTTCAGGATAAAGTTGCCTCTGCCTTCGAAAAGGCTGGGTACAACCTGATCATCAAGACCGCGATCGGCGGCTAA
- a CDS encoding DEAD/DEAH box helicase family protein, producing MTAIVSLDIETTGLDEDRDAIIEIAAVRFNGKRKEDEFNTLINPGKHIPDFITGLTGIDDAMVRQAPRLRDVMHELTAFVGDAPILGHNVKFDVGFLRKAGLFEYQQTIDTLELASVLLPTASRYNLGALGKQLGIPLPATHRALDDALVTHACYLKLFELAQDLPLETLEEIADLGNFAPWDANWVFEQALRAKTKEGIQPKQIKHRASHPKPILDSASGRDAPPIQRAEEPIPLDAEEAASILEYGGPFSQYFDSYEHRIEQVEMLKAVANALSTGNHLMVEAGTGVGKSFAYLVPAALFAYQNNTRVIVSTNTINLQDQLIKKDIPDLQAALNLDVRAAVLKGRSNYLCPRRLQYLRSHGPGNTVEMRVVAKIIVWQLENVTGDRNDLNLQGPLEREVWARLSAEDDNCTTETCLGRMGGACPFYRAKQAAQNSHLLIVNHALLLSDVSTGSKVLPEYDYLVIDEAHHMETAVTNALSFRMTQGDLDRMLKELGGSSAGLLGTILTDTHDSLRPSDFGLLQQKSKRATDQAFRVEQLSKEFFVYLGEFIAAQREGQPQSNYSWQMRITPSARTLHGWDDLEMLWGQISESMMNLLKTLDEIYKNLGELYNDGHDQLEDVMGSLSTLIRRLTEAEAAASGLMHNPTNDLIYWIEVNPRGEKLSLNAAPLRVGPLVQKYLWYEKASVVLASATLTTHGEFNYIRNTLDASEVDVLALGSPFDYESSTLLFVANDMPEPNAFNYQQMLDRAIVSTAKATGGRMLVLFTSYAALRKTSQAITGPLAREDIFVYEQGEGTSPTALLESFKTTDRAVLLGTRSFWEGVDVPGDSLSVVVITKLPFDVPSDPIISARSELYEDSFNEYYLPEAILKFRQGFGRLIRTASDRGVVAILDRRVLTKQYGRLFLESLPQCTARQGPIANLPKMAGQWLGM from the coding sequence ATGACGGCAATCGTATCACTCGACATCGAAACCACAGGCTTGGACGAAGACCGCGACGCAATTATCGAAATTGCCGCGGTTCGTTTCAACGGCAAACGCAAGGAAGATGAGTTCAACACTCTCATCAACCCCGGCAAACACATCCCCGACTTCATCACAGGATTAACCGGCATCGATGATGCCATGGTGCGCCAGGCGCCGCGCCTGCGCGATGTCATGCACGAACTCACCGCCTTCGTCGGCGATGCGCCCATCCTCGGTCATAACGTCAAGTTCGATGTCGGTTTCTTGCGCAAGGCGGGTCTCTTCGAGTATCAGCAGACGATCGACACGCTCGAACTCGCTTCCGTGCTTCTTCCCACCGCCAGCCGTTACAACCTCGGCGCGCTCGGCAAACAGCTCGGCATTCCGCTCCCCGCCACGCACCGCGCCCTCGACGACGCGCTTGTCACTCACGCCTGTTATCTAAAACTTTTCGAACTCGCCCAGGACCTTCCGCTCGAAACGCTGGAAGAGATCGCCGACCTTGGGAATTTTGCGCCCTGGGATGCAAATTGGGTATTCGAACAAGCCTTGCGCGCGAAGACGAAGGAAGGCATCCAGCCGAAGCAGATAAAACACCGCGCCTCGCATCCAAAGCCGATTCTTGATTCTGCATCCGGGCGGGATGCTCCGCCGATTCAACGGGCAGAAGAACCGATTCCGCTCGATGCGGAAGAAGCCGCTTCGATATTGGAATACGGCGGTCCGTTCTCGCAATATTTTGATTCTTACGAACATCGCATCGAGCAGGTGGAGATGCTCAAGGCGGTGGCAAACGCCCTTTCGACGGGCAACCATCTCATGGTCGAAGCGGGAACCGGCGTTGGTAAAAGTTTTGCTTATCTCGTCCCGGCCGCGTTGTTCGCTTATCAGAACAACACGCGGGTCATCGTCTCGACGAATACGATCAATTTGCAAGACCAGCTCATAAAGAAAGACATCCCCGACCTGCAAGCCGCGTTGAATTTGGATGTGCGCGCGGCTGTGTTGAAGGGACGTTCCAATTATCTTTGCCCGCGCCGCCTGCAATATCTCCGCTCTCATGGACCGGGCAACACCGTCGAGATGCGCGTGGTGGCGAAGATCATCGTCTGGCAATTGGAGAATGTCACCGGCGACCGCAACGATCTGAATTTGCAGGGTCCGCTCGAACGCGAGGTGTGGGCGAGACTCTCGGCGGAGGACGATAACTGCACCACGGAAACATGCCTCGGACGGATGGGAGGCGCGTGTCCTTTTTATCGCGCAAAACAAGCGGCGCAGAATTCGCATCTGCTGATCGTCAATCATGCATTGCTGCTTTCCGATGTTTCAACGGGAAGCAAGGTATTGCCTGAATACGATTACCTGGTCATCGATGAAGCGCATCACATGGAAACAGCGGTGACCAACGCGTTATCGTTTCGCATGACGCAGGGCGACCTCGACCGCATGTTGAAGGAATTGGGCGGTTCGTCGGCGGGATTGCTCGGCACGATCCTGACCGATACGCATGACTCTTTGCGCCCATCCGATTTTGGTTTATTGCAGCAGAAGTCGAAACGCGCCACCGACCAGGCATTTCGGGTCGAACAACTATCGAAGGAATTTTTCGTTTATCTCGGCGAGTTCATCGCCGCCCAGCGCGAGGGGCAGCCGCAAAGCAATTACTCCTGGCAGATGCGCATCACGCCATCTGCGCGCACCTTGCACGGCTGGGATGACCTAGAAATGCTGTGGGGGCAGATCAGCGAATCGATGATGAACCTGCTGAAAACGCTGGATGAAATTTACAAGAATCTCGGCGAGTTGTACAACGACGGCCACGACCAGTTGGAAGACGTGATGGGCAGTTTGAGCACATTGATCCGCCGCCTGACCGAAGCCGAAGCTGCCGCCTCCGGTTTGATGCACAACCCCACCAACGACCTGATCTATTGGATCGAAGTCAACCCGCGCGGGGAAAAACTCTCGCTCAACGCCGCGCCTTTGCGGGTGGGACCGCTCGTCCAAAAATACCTTTGGTATGAAAAAGCCAGCGTGGTGCTTGCGTCAGCCACGTTGACGACTCACGGCGAGTTCAACTACATCCGCAACACGCTCGACGCCTCCGAAGTGGATGTGCTCGCGCTTGGCTCGCCCTTTGATTATGAATCCAGCACCCTGCTCTTCGTCGCCAACGACATGCCCGAGCCGAACGCCTTCAACTACCAGCAGATGCTGGATCGCGCCATCGTCTCCACCGCCAAAGCCACCGGCGGGCGGATGCTGGTATTGTTCACCTCGTATGCCGCGTTGAGGAAAACTTCGCAAGCCATCACGGGTCCGCTTGCGCGCGAGGATATCTTCGTCTATGAACAAGGCGAAGGGACATCGCCAACGGCGTTGCTTGAATCGTTCAAGACCACAGACCGGGCTGTTCTGCTCGGCACGCGTTCCTTCTGGGAAGGCGTGGATGTGCCCGGCGATTCGCTTTCGGTTGTCGTGATCACAAAGTTGCCTTTCGATGTGCCGTCCGATCCCATCATCTCTGCGCGCTCGGAACTCTACGAAGATTCGTTCAATGAATATTACCTGCCCGAAGCCATTCTCAAATTCCGTCAGGGATTTGGGCGCCTGATCCGCACCGCATCCGATCGCGGCGTGGTCGCCATTTTAGATCGGCGCGTGCTGACCAAGCAATACGGAAGGCTATTCCTGGAGTCGCTTCCGCAATGCACAGCCCGCCAGGGTCCGATCGCGAATCTGCCGAAGATGGCGGGTCAGTGGCTGGGGATGTAG